In Eschrichtius robustus isolate mEscRob2 chromosome 11, mEscRob2.pri, whole genome shotgun sequence, the following proteins share a genomic window:
- the PPP2R5B gene encoding serine/threonine-protein phosphatase 2A 56 kDa regulatory subunit beta isoform, which translates to METKLPPASTPGSPSSPGLSPVPPPDKVDGFSRRSLRRARPRRSHSSSQFRYQSNQQELIPLPLLKDVPASELHELLSRKLAQCGVMFDFLDCVADLKGKEVKRAALNELVECVGSTRGVLIEPVYPDIIRMISVNIFRTLPPSENPEFDPEEDEPNLEPSWPHLQLVYEFFLRFLESPDFQPSVAKRYVDQKFVLMLLELFDSEDPREREYLKTILHRVYGKFLGLRAYIRKQCSHIFLRFIYELEHFNGVAELLEILGSIINGFALPLKTEHKQFLVRVLIPLHSVKSLSVFHAQLAYCVVQFLEKDATLTEHVIRGLLKYWPKTCTQKEVMFLGEMEEILDVIEPSQFVKIQEPLFKQVARCVSSPHFQVAERALYFWNNEYILSLIEDNCHTVLPAVFGTLYQVSKEHWNQTIVSLIYNVLKTFMEMNGKLFDELTASYKLEKQQEQQKAQERQELWQGLEELRLRRLQGTQGAKEAPLQRLTPQVATGGGQS; encoded by the exons ATGGAGACGAAGCTGCCCCCCGCGAGCACCCCCGGCAGCCCCTCGTCCCCAGGGCTGTCCCCGGTGCCCCCACCCGACAAGGTGGACGGCTTCTCCCGCCGTTCCCTCCGCAGGGCCCGGCCCCGGCGGTCCCACAGCTCCTCTCAGTTCCGCTATCAGAGCAACCAGCAGGAACTCATCCCACTGCCCCTGCTCAAAG atGTGCCAGCctctgagctgcatgagctgctgagCCGGAAGCTGGCCCAGTGTGGGGTGATGTTTGACTTCTTGGACTGTGTGGCCGACCTGAAGGGGAAGGAGGTGAAGCGGGCGGCGCTCAATGAGCTGGTGGAGTGTGTGGGGAGCACTCGGGGGGTCCTCATTGAGCCTGTCTACCCAGACATCATCCGCATG ATCTCAGTGAATATCTTCCGGACGCTGCCACCCAGTGAGAACCCTGAATTTGACCCTGAAGAGGATGAGCCCAACCTTGAGCCTTCATGGCCACATCTTCAG CTGGTATATGAGTTTTTCCTGCGTTTCCTGGAGAGCCCAGACTTCCAGCCCTCCGTGGCCAAGAGATATGTGGATCAAAAGTTTGTCCTGATG CTCCTGGAGCTATTTGATAGCGAGGACCCTCGGGAGCGTGAGTACCTCAAGACCATCTTGCACAGGGTCTACGGCAAGTTCCTGGGGCTCCGGGCCTACATCCGCAAACAGTGCAGCCATATCTTCCTCCG GTTCATCTATGAACTCGAGCACTTCAATGGCGTGGCTGAGCTGCTGGAGATCTTAGGAAG CATCATCAACGGCTTTGCGCTGCCCCTGAAGACCGAGCACAAGCAGTTTCTGGTTCGAGTCCTGATTCCCCTGCACTCTGTCAAGTCGCTGTCTGTCTTTCACGCCCAG CTGGCATACTGTGTGGTACAGTTCCTGGAGAAGGATGCCACTTTGACAGAGCAT GTGATCCGGGGGCTGCTCAAATACTGGCCAAAAACCTGTACCCAGAAGGAG gtgATGTTTCTGGGGGAGATGGAAGAGATTCTGGATGTCATTGAGCCCTCCCAGTTCGTGAAGATCCAGGAGCCCCTCTTCAAGCAGGTGGCTCGCTGTGTGTCCAGCCCCCATTTCCAG GTTGCAGAGCGGGCTCTGTATTTCTGGAACAATGAGTATATCCTGAGCCTCATTGAGGACAACTGCCATACTGTGCTGCCTGCTGTGTTTGGGACCCTCTACCAAGTCTCCAAGGAGCACTGGAATCA AACCATTGTGTCTCTGATCTACAATGTGCTCAAGACCTTCATGGAGATGAATGGGAAGCTGTTTGATGAGCTCACAGCCTCCTACAAGCTGGAAAAGCAGCA GGAACAGCAGAAGGCCCAGGAACGTCAGGAGCTGTGGCAAGGCCTGGAGGAGCTACGGCTACGCCGGCTACAGGGGACCCAGGGGGCCAAAGAGGCCCCGCTCCAGCGGCTTACACCCCAGGTGGCCACCGGTGGAGGTCAGAGCTAA
- the GPHA2 gene encoding glycoprotein hormone alpha-2 has protein sequence MPMASPQTLLLCLLVLAVTEGQGQQAAIPGCYLHPFNVTVRSDRQGTCQGSHVAQACVGHCESSAFPSRYSVLVASGYRHNITSVSQCCTISSLRKVKVQLHCGGDRREELEIFTARACQCDMCRLSRY, from the exons ATGCCCATGGCGTCCCCCCAAACCCTGCTCCTCTGCCTGCTGGTCCTGGCGGTCACTGAAGGCCAGGGTCAACAGGCAGCCATCCCAGGCTGCTACTTGCACC CCTTCAATGTGACGGTGCGAAGTGACCGCCAAGGCACCTGCCAGGGCTCCCACGTGGCACAGGCCTGCGTGGGCCACTGCGAGTCCAGCGCCTTCCCTTCCCGTTACTCGGTGCTGGTGGCCAGTGGCTATCGACATAACATCACCTCCGTCTCTCAGTGCTGCACCATCAGCAGCCTGAGGAAG GTGAAGGTGCAGCTGCATTGTGGGGGGGACCGGAGGGAGGAGCTGGAGATCTTCACGGCCAGGGCCTGCCAGTGTGACATGTGTCGCCTCTCGCGCTACTAG